The following proteins are encoded in a genomic region of Oncorhynchus kisutch isolate 150728-3 linkage group LG6, Okis_V2, whole genome shotgun sequence:
- the LOC116374485 gene encoding uncharacterized protein CG5098-like, translating into MELSSQDPHPMALDLSKRCGKSHLNPRTTEVLDLMKKPSWHSITDDHVSMPCMQLLSEKTLTDTGVRLSYGTRTCVRSPLLHNGMDRSLRDSGLYEPHPTESLNAESPISESIEGDESQSDSDSILLVSSSKEAPSPQDYLDRGSVSPLVDSPSPGAVSLGEAKGCFLLPQTLSSHSPDNTYSEDSSESTEEMSVNAKPVLNLSELAAVYGKYVRSPVDISSDDSDVIEVPITNEKKKIRSLPVDVQNEKRLTGEASNVVKKSLSPNPRTIQLGVSAQKLTNNITRHHSKLHTKNSSRILPKEHSGDTMDSKEKSSSSEDESWLQPTVYLYRCVVESDDSDVDRRTVRQDPSESLRSFRRPQRGLSPATESRTKATHVEDIQQEWTKPSSPRSKRSGTKQKTHQRSPAKQASSSRKAAASKTKRRREKHKQAGSSSMFSHEEAEIKLKYANYKQDKRASKSEDFCPFVHMEQREYSACTVINDQQEEKDVRRNKGQQQQPTGSLSGVVPKTSCYRLGRLSSKSKCQPLMVCCLCGGSANAVGLGDLHGPYYPTEPALEEQGKQQAQREEYKDSELSVDCKIGLCGQVGENGLHELSNVPRVEAVVDDCCITVSDSESSTLPSAKKLRTNGCMMDGHSLPMVPHNTNECWIHEDCGIWSTGVFLVKGKLYGLEEAVRFAQETVCSTCHAAGATMGCFQKGCPNKYHYCCAAQSGCVLNEENFSMRCPKHKNKSFRGVNMPDNR; encoded by the exons ATGGAGCTGTCGTCTCAAGACCCTCATCCTATGGCTTTGGATCTCTCAAAGAGATGTGGGAAGAGTCATCTGAATCCCAGGACCACAGAGGTTCTGGACCTGATGAAGAAGCCCAGCTGGCACAGCATCACTGATGACCATGTGTCCATGCCCTGCATGCAGCTCCTCTCTGAGAAAACACTAACAGACACAGGTGTCAGACTTTCCTACGGGACTAGGACTTGTGTTCGCTCCCCCCTTTTACATAATGGTATGGACAGAAGCTTACGGGACTCAGGGTTGTACGAGCCACACCCTACAGAAAGCCTAAATGCAGAGAGCCCCATTTCTGAAAGTATTGAGGGAGACGAGAGCCAGAGTGACTCTGATTCCATTTTGCTTGTTTCCAGTTCTAAGGAAGCACCCTCACCTCAGGACTATTTAGACAGGGGATCTGTTAGTCCCTTAGTGGATTCTCCATCCCCTGGCGCTGTCTCTTTGGGTGAAGCTAAAGGTTGTTTTCTACTGCCCCAGACACTGAGTTCCCACAGTCCTGACAATACATATTCAGAGGATTCATCTGAAAGCACAGAGGAGATGTCAGTGAATGCAAAACCTGTTCTTAACCTGTCGGAATTAGCCGCTGTTTATGGGAAATATGTCAGGTCTCCTGTGGATATCTCAAGTGATGATAGTGATGTCATTGAAGTTCCCATCACCAATGAAAAGAAAAAGATTCGCAGTTTACCTGTTGATGTTCAAAATGAGAAAAGGCTGACAGGTGAAGCTAGTAATGTTGTAAAAAAAAGCCTTTCTCCAAATCCTAGAACAATACAGCTTGGGGTCAGCGCTCAGAAACTCACCAACAATATCACTCGCCATCATTCAAAATTACATACCAAAAACTCAAGTAGAATATTACCCAAGGAACATTCTGGCGACACAATGGACTCAAAAGAGAAGTCATCTAGTTCAGAGGATGAGTCTTGGTTACAGCCAACTGTCTACCTGTACAGGTGTGTAGTAGAATCTGATGACTCTGATGTGGACCGTCGGACAGTTCGACAGGACCCCTCTGAGAGCCTACGTTCCTTTAGAAGGCCACAGAGAGGATTATCACCTGCTACAGAGTCAAGGACCAAGGCCACACATGTGGAAGACATCCAACAGGAGTGGACAAAGCCCTCTTCACCCAGGAGCAAAAGGTCAGGAACCAAGCAGAAAACCCACCAGAGAAGCCCAGCAAAGCAGGCCTCAAGTAGTAGAAAAGCAGCAGCAAGTAAAACAAAACGGAGGAGGGAGAAACACAAACAAGCCGGCTCATCCTCCATGTTCTCCCACGAAGAGGCAGAAATCAAGCTGAAATATGCAAACTACAAACAGGACAAAAGGGCCAGTAAATCAGAGGACTTTTGCCCTTTTGTGCACATGGAGCAGAGGGAGTACTCTGCTTGTACAGTGATCAACGATCAGCAGGAGGAGAAGGATGTGAGGCGGAACAAAGGACAGCAACAACAACCAACTGGGTCTTTGTCTGGTGTCGTTCCTAAGACGTCTTGTTATCGTCTGGGTCGCCTCAGCTCAAAGAGTAAGTGTCAGCCCCTAATGGTGTGCTGCCTGTGTGGTGGGTCTGCTAATGCTGTGGGCCTAGGGGACCTACACGGACCTTACTATCCAACTGAACCTGCTTTGGAGGAACAAGGCAAACAGCAGGCCCAGAGGGAAGAATACAAGGACAGTGAACTGTCTGTAGATTGTAAGATAGGCCTATGTGGTCAGGTAGGGGAGAATGGGTTACATGAACTGAGCAATGTGCCTAGAGTAGAGGCTGTAGTTGATGACTGCTGCATCACAGTCAGTGATAGTGAAAGCTCCACATTGCCTTCAGCCAAAAAGCTCCGAACAAATGGCTGCATGATGGACGGCCACAGTCTGCCTATGGTGCCCCACAACACCAATGAATGCTGGATCCACGAGGACTGTGGCATATGGTCCACGGGTGTTTTCTTGGTTAAAGGAAAGCTCTACGGCTTGGAGGAGGCTGTTCGGTTCGCCCAAGAAACA GTGTGTTCAACATGCCACGCAGCAGGTGCAACCATGGGCTGCTTCCAGAAAGGGTGCCCCAATAAGTACCACTACTGCTGTGCAGCTCAGTCAG GCTGTGTGCTTAACGAGGAAAACTTCTCCATGAGATGTCCAAAGCACAAG AATAAATCATTCAGAGGTGTGAACATGCCAGACAACAGATGA